The Persephonella hydrogeniphila region CTGAAACAACAGAAGGTAAACAGGATTATACTCACAAGACCTGCTGTTGAAGCTGGAGAAAAATTAGGATTTCTTCCAGGAACACTGACAGAAAAAGTAGATCCATACCTTAGACCCCTTTATGACGCTCTTTATGAGATGGTAGATCCTGAGAAAATAAAGGATATGCTTGAGAAAAATATTATAGAGATAGCGCCTCTTGCTTTTATGAGAGGAAGAACACTTAATGATGCATTTATTATATTAGACGAAGCACAGAACACAACAAAAGAGCAGATGAAGATGTTCCTTACAAGAATAGGATTTGGCTCAAAAGCTGTTATAACAGGAGATATAACACAGATTGACCTTCCAAAGGTTTCCCAGTCAGGTCTGGTAGAAGCTTTAAAAGTACTGAAAGATGTAAAAGGAATAGGGATATGTGAGTTTTCTGAAAAAGATGTTGTCAGACACCCTGTTGTCCAGAGGATAATAACAGCTTACGACAGGTACGAAAAGGAAAAAGAAAATGAACAGAATTCTGATAAGTAAAGATATATACGACAGGAATATAACAAAAAAGTTTGTAAAAGAAACTGCAGAAAAGATACTAAAAGAGCTAACACTTGACAATGTAGAACTGAGTATTACACTGACAGATAATGAAACAATAAAACAGATAAACAAGCAGTGGAGAAATAAAGATAAACCGACTGATGTTTTATCCTTTCCAATAGATGAAAAACCTGCAGGATACAGATACAGAGTTTTAGGTGATGTCGTAATATCACTCCCTTACGCAAAAAAGCAAGCTGAAGAGATAGGTATCCCCTATAAAAACGAAATAGTAAGGCTTCTAACCCACGGTATTCTCCATTTACTTGGATACGACCATGAAGTCTGCCCTGCAGAAGCAAAAAAAATGTTTGATCTGCAGGACAGGATATTTGAAAAAATTACTTCCAGCCATATTCAACAGGGAAATTCTTAGATTTCCACTCTAATATTCCACCTTTAAGGTTGTATACATTTTTAACACCCATCTGTTCTAAAATCCTGCTTGCCGTTACACTTCTATTTCCACTTCTGCAATAAACAAGAACTTTTTTATCCCTCAATCCAGGAAGGTATATATACCTGAAAACCTGAACAGGTATGAGATTAGCCCCTTTTATATGCCCGTCTTTATCATACTCCTGTGGAGTTCTAACATCTAATATAACAACATTTTTATCCTTCATTAATCTTTTAAACTCTTCAGCAGAAACGTCTGTATAGGCAAGTACCTTTCCTGTAAATAAAACAAGAAAAACCACTAAAAATTTCTTCATTTCTCCTCCTGTCATGTAAGAATTTTTATCATCTTCTCATCGTTTAGTTCCATAGCAACATCTAAAGGTGTCTTTCCAAAATTGTTTTTTATATTTGGGTCTGCACCGTTTTTCAAAAGTTCATATGCAATATCTG contains the following coding sequences:
- a CDS encoding rhodanese-like domain-containing protein, yielding MKKFLVVFLVLFTGKVLAYTDVSAEEFKRLMKDKNVVILDVRTPQEYDKDGHIKGANLIPVQVFRYIYLPGLRDKKVLVYCRSGNRSVTASRILEQMGVKNVYNLKGGILEWKSKNFPVEYGWK
- the ybeY gene encoding rRNA maturation RNase YbeY → MNRILISKDIYDRNITKKFVKETAEKILKELTLDNVELSITLTDNETIKQINKQWRNKDKPTDVLSFPIDEKPAGYRYRVLGDVVISLPYAKKQAEEIGIPYKNEIVRLLTHGILHLLGYDHEVCPAEAKKMFDLQDRIFEKITSSHIQQGNS
- a CDS encoding PhoH family protein, encoding MQKVASYFEGGHHLSPKDVRDLAVGYKNETPQEKVVGNYEAILFTHRKKPIMAKTPSQKIYIDTIKKNDITFGVGPAGTGKTYLAMAMAVSYLKQQKVNRIILTRPAVEAGEKLGFLPGTLTEKVDPYLRPLYDALYEMVDPEKIKDMLEKNIIEIAPLAFMRGRTLNDAFIILDEAQNTTKEQMKMFLTRIGFGSKAVITGDITQIDLPKVSQSGLVEALKVLKDVKGIGICEFSEKDVVRHPVVQRIITAYDRYEKEKENEQNSDK